Genomic segment of Methanolobus mangrovi:
TTAATGATGAACATCCATTTTTTATTATGGATAGTTCTGTCACATATGAACAACTCCTGATGCGACGGTCAGATGTCCTGATAGCTGACGGACAATATGAAGATGCTATATCCTGTCTGGATGAGATACTAAAAGAGCACCCTGATGATGAACATGCTCTCTCGATGAAAGGACTTGCGTATTGCCTGATGGGTGATTCTGAAAAAGGCATTGAATGTCTGGAAGAAGCACTGGAAATTGATCCATTCTCAAAGGAAGTTCTCATAATCTTTGCAGATGCCTGCCTGCGTTCTTCAATGCCTGAGAAGTCATTGGGGATACTGGACCGGGCAATAAGCTTCTATCCTGATGATGATGGACTTGTAATGTTAAAAGAAGTCATTATTATGGTCAGGGACAAAAATCGCAGTAATTTGTGTTTCAATTAACTGCAAATCATTAACTATTTAAAATAACACTTTCTATTATTTTATATGGGCTGGTATGTAATAGACGCAGTTGAACGTGCAATGGAAAGGACACGGACGTGTCTTTTTGAGCCGGTCGACATATGGAAATGGTTGAAACTAACTATAATAGTCTTATTTATTGGCGGTGGTTTCAGCAGTGGTGGTAATGGAGGATCCTACAATAATTATGATGGGTCCGGGTCAGGCTTTTCCAGAATACCACAGGGGTTTATTGATGTCGTTACCAATTTTTATGAGCATCTGATGTCTTATTCCGGGGTTACACTTCTCATTTTGGCTATAATATTGATATTCCTGTTCATTCTCCTTCTGAGCCTTATTGGAAGTGTGATGGAGTTTGTTTTTGTGGAATCACTCGTTCGCAATGATGTACGTATAAGGGAGTATTTCAGCAGGTATTTGATGAAAGGTGTGGCTCTTTTCATTCTGCGTATACTTATAGGTCTGGGAACTCTTCTGTTTTTTGTAATTCTTGCATTGCCTCTGTTATTTATGACTGGTATTATGAATGAAGGCATTGACCGTCTGGGTGGGGCTTCAATTATGCTTCTGGTAATGGGACTTATAGCCATTCTCTTTATAGTTGCTATCATTGCAGGCATAATAGGATCATTCATCAATCTGGCTATACCTGTTTCCATGTATTCTAAAAGAAGTATATATTCAGCCTTATCCCAAGTGTTGGGACAATTCAGACATGACTGGCAGCAGATAGTAGTGTATTGGGTAGGTCGTTTGATACTTGCTATTGCAGCAGGCATACTTGTGGCAATTCTGGGACTCATAGCAATTATTGCATTGGGGATATTGCTTCTTATTGTAGACTTCATTCTTTATTTTGGTTTTTCAGCAATAATTGCGAACACCACTGTGTGGCTCCTGTTCATTCCGATACTGCTTGTCGAGTTTATCATCTTCATATTTGTGATGACCTTTGTAGGAATGCCTGTAAAGGTTTTTATGAAATACCATATGCTCACTTTCCTGGAAAAATGGTATCCTATTGGTATTCCTATGTTTGATTCTCATCATAAGATAGGTGAGAGCAACATGGATGAATGGCTGAATGAAGCTACAGCGCCTGATGAATGAATCTGTTTTTTGGGGCAGACAACAGTTTGCCTTCTAATGCTTTTTTTAGATTTGTGTAATTCTTCTTTTAATCGGGTTGCAGATTTTTTAATGACACGAACCGTTGTCACAAAATAGATATCATCTGTCGTCTTTGTACGGTTATGACCAGAATAGTCCTTGCTTCTGCATCTGCAAGAAGAAAAGAGTTGTTAGAACAACTGATAGGCGCGGATTTCGAAATCTGTATCAGCTCCTATGCTGAAGACACGGGCAAGGGTCTGAAGCCGATAGAACTTGTCATGCATCACTCTCGTGAAAAAGCAATTGATGTGGTGAAAAATCGTGAGGAAGGCATAATTATCTCTGCTGATATGATTGTTGTCTTTAAGGGTGAGGTACTTGGAAAACCGGCTGATGAAGGTCATGCAAAAGAGATGTTGCAAAAGATCAGCGGACAAAAGATACAGGTTATCACCGGGTTGACCGTGATGGATGCCGGCAGCATGAAGGAGGTTACGGAATGTGAGATAACTGATGTCTTGATGCGTGAAATGCCTGATAAACTAATAGATGGCTATGTGCAAACGGGTGAATCTTTAGGCAAAGCCGGAGCTTTTGGAATACAGGGCAAAGGAGCCATACTCGTTGAAAGATTAGAAGGTGACTATTTTAATGTCGTGGGTCTTCCCCTTTTCAGATTATCAAAGCTGCTTGAAAAATTCAATATAAATGTTCTGGGTGTGTAAACTCAGTTTTGATCAAAGCACAATTAGTTGAAGGTACAATATTCAAAATAACGTAAAGTAAACAACAAAAAATAAAAAAAGGAAGAAGGAAAATCAAAATAAGATATTTTCAGATTTCTCTTTTCTTCTTTCTTAGAATTCCAACAGCACAAAGCATGGAAATTACCAGCATAGGAATTTCAAATCCGGGGGATTCTTCTTCTGCGGTTTCTTCTGCAGGCATCTCTTCTTCAACAGGTATCTCAGATTCAAGGAGTGCATATGTTGTTGGCGTCTCCAGTTTCAGGTCATGGAGTTTTATGGATGTACCGGTTTGTCCACTTGAAGTAATCAAACCATCTGCGATGA
This window contains:
- a CDS encoding DUF7544 domain-containing protein — translated: MGWYVIDAVERAMERTRTCLFEPVDIWKWLKLTIIVLFIGGGFSSGGNGGSYNNYDGSGSGFSRIPQGFIDVVTNFYEHLMSYSGVTLLILAIILIFLFILLLSLIGSVMEFVFVESLVRNDVRIREYFSRYLMKGVALFILRILIGLGTLLFFVILALPLLFMTGIMNEGIDRLGGASIMLLVMGLIAILFIVAIIAGIIGSFINLAIPVSMYSKRSIYSALSQVLGQFRHDWQQIVVYWVGRLILAIAAGILVAILGLIAIIALGILLLIVDFILYFGFSAIIANTTVWLLFIPILLVEFIIFIFVMTFVGMPVKVFMKYHMLTFLEKWYPIGIPMFDSHHKIGESNMDEWLNEATAPDE
- a CDS encoding Maf family nucleotide pyrophosphatase; this encodes MTRIVLASASARRKELLEQLIGADFEICISSYAEDTGKGLKPIELVMHHSREKAIDVVKNREEGIIISADMIVVFKGEVLGKPADEGHAKEMLQKISGQKIQVITGLTVMDAGSMKEVTECEITDVLMREMPDKLIDGYVQTGESLGKAGAFGIQGKGAILVERLEGDYFNVVGLPLFRLSKLLEKFNINVLGV
- a CDS encoding tetratricopeptide repeat protein, producing the protein MDSSVTYEQLLMRRSDVLIADGQYEDAISCLDEILKEHPDDEHALSMKGLAYCLMGDSEKGIECLEEALEIDPFSKEVLIIFADACLRSSMPEKSLGILDRAISFYPDDDGLVMLKEVIIMVRDKNRSNLCFN